From Mannheimia pernigra, one genomic window encodes:
- the gyrA gene encoding DNA topoisomerase (ATP-hydrolyzing) subunit A, protein MSELAKDIIPVSIEDELKTSYLDYAMSVIVGRALPDVRDGLKPVHRRVLFSMDQNSNTYNKPHVKSARVVGDVIGKYHPHGDSAVYDTIVRMAQPFSLRYMLVDGQGNFGSIDGDAPAAMRYTEVRMQKITQELLTDLDKETVDFSPNYDGKEMIPDVLPTKIPALLVNGSSGIAVGMATNIPPHNLGEVLDGCLAYIENEEISIEELMRYIPGPDFPTGAIINGRKGIEDAYRTGRGKVYVRAKASVESTDKGREQIVVTELPYQVNKAKLIEKIAELVKEKKIEGISKIDDYSDKKGISIVIEVKRDAVGEVVLNHLYSLTQMQVTFGINMVALDNGQPKVLNLRQIIEAFVKHRREVVTRRTIFELRKARERAHILEGLAIALANIDPVIELIRASKTAEEAREGLLARPWALGNVAPMLEAAGVGASRPEDLPENLGVRDGEYYLSEAQARAILELRLHRLTGLEHEKIVEEYKELLTVIGELIHILTSPERLMEVIREELELVKATFNDERRTEITAASGDINIEDLIAQEDVVVTLSHAGYVKYQPLSDYEAQRRGGKGKSATKMKEDDFIEKLLVANTHDTILCFSSRGRLYQLKVYQLPQASRGARGTPIVNILPLVKEENERITAILPIPNGEFSADKFIFMATASGVVKKVSLDAFSNVRSSGLIALKLREGDELIGVDITDGESEIMLFSAQGRVVRFAEKAVRAMGRTATGVRGIKLSTTEISAEEIEEAEIIEMENEDAEDTSSVSLDTDRVVSLVIPHTSGDILTVTQNGYGKRTIISEYPVKSRATKGVVSIKVNERNGKVVAAVQVEEADQIMLITDAGTLVRTRAAEVSLVGRNTQGVRIIRTAEDEHVVGLERVCEPEEDDSISEFDNADTNAENVETSTEE, encoded by the coding sequence ATGAGCGAATTAGCCAAAGATATTATTCCCGTAAGTATTGAGGACGAGTTAAAAACTTCTTACCTTGATTATGCGATGTCGGTAATTGTTGGGCGTGCATTGCCTGACGTGAGAGACGGCTTAAAGCCTGTTCACCGCCGAGTGCTTTTCTCAATGGATCAAAACAGCAACACTTATAATAAACCGCACGTGAAATCAGCCCGTGTAGTAGGTGATGTGATTGGTAAATACCATCCACACGGTGACTCTGCGGTGTACGACACGATTGTGCGAATGGCTCAGCCGTTCTCATTGCGTTATATGTTGGTAGATGGTCAAGGTAACTTCGGTTCTATCGATGGTGATGCACCAGCGGCAATGCGTTATACCGAAGTGCGTATGCAGAAAATTACCCAGGAATTGCTCACCGATTTAGACAAGGAAACGGTGGATTTCTCGCCAAACTATGACGGTAAAGAGATGATTCCTGATGTGTTGCCAACTAAAATTCCAGCCTTGTTAGTAAATGGTTCTTCGGGCATTGCAGTGGGTATGGCAACCAATATTCCGCCCCATAATTTAGGCGAAGTGTTAGACGGCTGCTTAGCGTATATTGAAAATGAAGAGATCAGCATTGAAGAGCTAATGCGTTATATTCCTGGTCCAGATTTTCCAACAGGGGCGATTATTAATGGTCGTAAAGGGATTGAAGACGCTTACCGCACAGGACGAGGCAAAGTTTATGTACGGGCAAAAGCAAGTGTAGAAAGCACAGACAAAGGACGTGAGCAAATTGTTGTTACCGAGTTGCCTTATCAAGTAAACAAAGCAAAATTAATTGAAAAAATTGCAGAGCTGGTAAAAGAGAAGAAAATTGAAGGCATCAGCAAAATTGACGATTATTCAGACAAAAAAGGGATCTCGATTGTTATTGAAGTAAAACGTGATGCAGTGGGCGAAGTGGTGTTAAATCACTTATATTCACTGACTCAAATGCAAGTTACTTTCGGTATCAATATGGTCGCGTTAGACAACGGTCAGCCGAAAGTGTTGAACCTCCGCCAAATCATTGAAGCCTTTGTGAAACACCGCCGTGAAGTAGTAACACGCCGTACTATTTTTGAATTACGCAAAGCCCGTGAGCGTGCTCATATTTTAGAAGGCTTGGCGATTGCATTAGCGAATATTGACCCTGTCATAGAGCTTATCCGTGCTTCAAAAACGGCTGAAGAAGCGCGAGAAGGTTTACTTGCTCGTCCTTGGGCATTAGGCAACGTAGCCCCAATGTTGGAAGCTGCTGGTGTAGGGGCTTCTCGCCCAGAAGATTTGCCTGAAAACTTAGGCGTGCGCGATGGCGAATATTACTTATCTGAAGCTCAAGCTCGTGCGATTTTAGAGTTACGTTTACACCGCTTAACTGGTTTAGAACACGAAAAAATTGTTGAAGAGTATAAAGAACTCTTAACTGTCATTGGCGAATTAATTCATATTTTAACTAGCCCAGAACGCTTAATGGAAGTGATCCGTGAAGAGTTAGAATTAGTGAAAGCCACTTTCAATGATGAACGCCGTACAGAAATTACTGCCGCCTCTGGTGACATCAACATTGAAGATTTAATCGCCCAAGAAGATGTGGTGGTCACGCTTTCACACGCAGGTTATGTAAAATATCAACCGCTTTCAGACTACGAGGCCCAACGCCGTGGCGGTAAAGGAAAGTCGGCAACAAAGATGAAAGAAGATGATTTCATCGAAAAATTATTGGTGGCAAACACCCACGACACCATTCTCTGCTTCTCAAGCCGTGGTCGTTTATATCAATTAAAAGTGTATCAACTACCTCAAGCTAGCCGTGGGGCGAGAGGCACGCCGATTGTGAATATTCTGCCCTTGGTGAAAGAAGAAAATGAACGTATTACCGCAATCCTTCCAATTCCAAACGGCGAATTTAGTGCGGATAAATTTATCTTTATGGCAACTGCAAGTGGCGTGGTGAAAAAAGTTTCGCTTGATGCGTTCAGCAATGTTCGATCAAGCGGTCTCATTGCATTAAAACTTCGCGAAGGTGATGAATTAATTGGCGTGGACATCACAGACGGCGAGAGCGAAATTATGCTATTCTCAGCACAAGGTCGAGTGGTTCGTTTTGCAGAAAAAGCCGTCCGTGCAATGGGGCGTACCGCAACAGGGGTGAGAGGTATTAAACTTTCCACCACTGAAATTTCAGCAGAAGAGATTGAAGAAGCCGAAATTATTGAGATGGAAAACGAAGACGCGGAAGATACCTCAAGCGTTAGCCTTGATACCGATCGCGTGGTTTCACTTGTGATTCCTCATACCTCAGGTGACATTCTTACTGTAACGCAAAATGGCTATGGAAAACGCACCATAATCAGTGAATATCCAGTGAAATCTCGCGCAACCAAAGGAGTGGTTTCAATTAAGGTAAACGAACGCAACGGCAAAGTAGTCGCCGCTGTTCAAGTTGAGGAAGCTGACCAAATTATGCTGATTACTGATGCTGGCACGCTCGTTCGCACAAGGGCTGCAGAAGTTAGCCTCGTTGGACGAAATACCCAAGGCGTTCGCATTATTCGAACTGCAGAAGATGAACACGTTGTCGGTCTAGAGCGAGTGTGTGAGCCTGAAGAAGATGACAGTATTAGCGAATTTGATAACGCAGACACTAATGCAGAGAATGTAGAAACTTCAACAGAAGAATAA
- a CDS encoding type I restriction-modification system subunit M, giving the protein MAAIQQRAELHRQIWQIANEVRGAVDGWDFKQYVLGTLFYRFISENFAAYIEQGDENIDYSAYSDEEIDAAGIKEDAIKTKGYFIYPSQLFKNIAKNAHLNKNLNIELADIFTDIESSAVGFDSEYDIKGLFADFDTKSNRLGNTVEDKNKRLAAVLKGVETLNFGEFADNQIDLFGDAYEFLISNYASNAGKSGGEFFTPQNVSKLISQLALHGQSAVNKIYDPACGSGSLLLQAKKQFDAHVIEEGFFGQEINHTTYNLARMNMFLHNINYDKFHIELGDTLINPKLKDDKPFDAIVSNPPYSIKWIGSDDPTLINDERFAPAGILAPKSKADFAFILHALNYLSAKGRAAIITFPGIFYRSGAEQKIRQYLVEQNVVETVIALPPNLFFGTSIATNILVLSKHKTDTKTQFIDASGLFKKETNNNVLTDEHIAEILKLFADKVDVEHLAKSVENSQIADNEYNLAVSSYVEQKDTREVINITELNEEICKTVAKIDRLRADIDAIVAEIEAEIEAEIEAE; this is encoded by the coding sequence ATGGCAGCTATTCAACAAAGAGCAGAACTCCATCGCCAAATTTGGCAAATTGCAAACGAAGTTCGTGGAGCCGTAGATGGTTGGGATTTTAAACAATATGTATTAGGCACACTGTTTTACCGCTTCATCAGTGAAAATTTTGCCGCCTATATTGAGCAAGGTGATGAAAATATTGATTACTCAGCCTATTCCGATGAAGAAATTGATGCGGCAGGCATTAAAGAAGATGCCATCAAGACCAAAGGTTATTTTATTTATCCCAGCCAATTATTTAAAAACATCGCTAAAAATGCCCATTTAAATAAAAATTTAAACATTGAACTTGCCGATATTTTTACGGATATTGAAAGTTCTGCAGTGGGCTTTGATTCGGAATACGATATTAAAGGTTTATTTGCCGATTTTGATACCAAAAGTAACCGCTTGGGGAATACGGTTGAAGATAAAAATAAACGACTTGCAGCGGTATTAAAAGGCGTTGAAACGTTAAATTTCGGGGAATTTGCGGATAATCAGATCGATCTTTTTGGTGATGCCTATGAGTTTTTGATTTCCAATTATGCTTCCAATGCAGGAAAGTCTGGTGGCGAATTTTTTACGCCGCAAAATGTGTCTAAACTGATTTCACAACTAGCTTTACACGGTCAAAGTGCGGTCAATAAAATTTATGATCCAGCTTGTGGTTCAGGCTCGTTATTATTACAAGCGAAAAAACAATTTGATGCTCACGTGATTGAAGAAGGATTCTTTGGACAAGAAATCAATCACACCACTTACAATCTCGCTCGAATGAATATGTTTTTGCATAATATCAATTATGACAAATTCCATATTGAGTTGGGCGATACGCTAATCAATCCAAAATTAAAAGATGATAAGCCCTTTGATGCGATTGTATCCAACCCACCTTATTCAATTAAATGGATTGGCTCAGATGACCCAACCTTAATTAACGACGAGCGTTTCGCTCCGGCTGGTATTCTTGCTCCGAAATCCAAAGCCGATTTTGCCTTTATTCTGCACGCCTTAAATTATCTTTCTGCCAAAGGGCGAGCAGCGATTATCACTTTCCCTGGTATTTTCTATCGCAGCGGTGCGGAGCAAAAAATTCGTCAATATTTAGTGGAACAGAATGTGGTGGAAACTGTGATCGCCCTACCACCCAATCTATTCTTTGGCACGAGTATTGCAACAAATATTTTAGTGCTTTCCAAACATAAAACCGACACTAAAACCCAATTTATTGACGCAAGCGGTCTGTTTAAAAAAGAAACTAACAACAATGTACTGACTGATGAGCATATCGCTGAAATCTTGAAACTCTTTGCGGATAAAGTTGATGTTGAGCATCTCGCAAAATCTGTCGAAAACAGTCAAATTGCGGATAATGAGTACAACCTTGCAGTAAGTTCTTATGTGGAGCAAAAAGATACCCGAGAAGTGATTAACATCACTGAACTCAACGAAGAAATTTGCAAAACAGTGGCAAAAATTGACCGCTTGCGTGCGGATATTGATGCGATTGTAGCGGAGATTGAAGCGGAGATTGAAGCGGAGATTGAAGCGGAGTAA
- a CDS encoding Fic family protein: MNDKLPVNIQELISKRIIEDERIEFKANWNPEAVLHTICAFANDFHNLGGGYLIVGLEEKDGIPVLPPVGLLPEQVDAIRKELLQLEKNHIVPAFHTLTATYEIQGKLILVLWAVGGEMRPYRAKKSLSQKNSENWAYYIRQHSNTIEVKGEIEQELLSLANKVPFDDRLCLSATLDDLEPHLMREFLAEIKSDLAVNAKFFSVEELAKRMNIVGGSSEALFPKNVGLLFFNSQPEKFFPETQIDVVYFPKGAGGGEIEEKTFKGTIGRITQDALQYIKNRYLQEKIVKVPYQAESIRFWNYPFLALEEALVNAVYHRSYEIREPIEVRISPNEIVILSFPGPDRSIKLTDLQTGKAVSRRYRNRRIGEFLKDLELTEGRSTGIPTILRAMAENGSPAPQFDTDEERSYFAISLPVHHSMLSEDQDSDLDSDLDSDLDDDLDLTESVAKLLTVLTQEENISALLRLLKIQHRPSLRKYYLTPAMELNLIEMTIPEKPTSRYQKYRLTSKGKSYQKRLKTKS, translated from the coding sequence ATGAACGACAAACTTCCTGTAAATATTCAAGAGCTTATCAGTAAACGCATCATTGAAGATGAGCGAATTGAATTTAAAGCTAATTGGAATCCTGAAGCGGTTTTACACACGATTTGTGCCTTTGCGAATGATTTCCATAATTTAGGTGGTGGTTATTTAATTGTTGGCCTTGAAGAAAAAGACGGGATACCAGTACTGCCGCCTGTTGGTTTGTTGCCTGAACAGGTAGATGCTATTCGTAAAGAGTTATTACAGCTGGAAAAAAATCATATTGTTCCAGCTTTTCATACACTCACGGCGACTTATGAAATTCAAGGGAAGCTGATTTTAGTGCTATGGGCAGTTGGTGGTGAAATGCGTCCCTATCGTGCGAAAAAATCCTTATCGCAGAAAAATAGCGAAAATTGGGCATATTATATTCGCCAACACTCCAATACCATTGAAGTGAAGGGGGAGATTGAACAAGAGCTATTGTCACTGGCAAATAAAGTTCCCTTTGATGATAGATTATGTTTATCCGCAACCTTAGATGACCTAGAACCTCATTTAATGCGTGAGTTCTTGGCGGAAATCAAAAGCGATTTAGCCGTGAATGCGAAATTCTTTTCAGTAGAAGAGCTTGCCAAACGAATGAATATTGTAGGCGGAAGTTCAGAAGCCCTATTTCCGAAAAATGTTGGTTTGCTCTTTTTTAATAGCCAACCTGAAAAATTTTTTCCTGAAACACAAATTGATGTTGTCTATTTTCCTAAAGGAGCAGGTGGTGGAGAAATTGAAGAAAAAACCTTCAAAGGCACAATCGGGCGAATTACTCAAGATGCCTTGCAATATATCAAAAACCGTTATTTGCAGGAAAAAATAGTCAAAGTGCCTTATCAGGCAGAATCAATTCGCTTTTGGAACTACCCGTTTCTTGCCCTAGAAGAAGCCTTGGTTAATGCGGTTTATCATCGTTCGTATGAAATTCGTGAGCCGATCGAAGTGAGAATTAGCCCAAATGAAATTGTGATTTTAAGTTTCCCGGGGCCTGATCGCTCAATTAAATTAACCGATTTACAAACCGGCAAAGCAGTAAGTCGCCGTTATCGTAACCGCAGAATAGGTGAGTTTTTAAAAGATTTAGAATTAACAGAGGGACGTTCTACCGGAATCCCTACCATTCTAAGAGCAATGGCTGAAAACGGTTCGCCGGCTCCGCAGTTTGATACAGATGAAGAGCGTAGCTACTTTGCTATCAGCTTGCCAGTTCACCATTCAATGCTATCAGAAGATCAAGATAGCGACCTAGATAGCGACCTAGATAGCGACCTAGATGATGACTTGGATTTAACAGAATCGGTAGCTAAATTATTAACTGTTTTAACACAAGAAGAGAATATATCAGCACTTTTAAGATTATTAAAAATTCAGCATCGACCGTCTTTGAGAAAATATTATCTTACACCGGCAATGGAATTAAATTTAATTGAAATGACTATACCCGAAAAACCAACCAGTCGGTATCAGAAATATCGTTTAACCTCAAAGGGAAAAAGTTACCAAAAAAGGTTAAAAACAAAATCATAG
- a CDS encoding restriction endonuclease subunit S, producing the protein MSNRIIEKLLNGAEVEWKPLGEVCVRTKGTKITAGQMKELNKENAPIKIFAGGKTVAFVNFDDIPEKDINTEPSIIVKSRGIIEFEYYDKPFSHKNEMWSYYSKDTNINIKFFYYFLKQSEPHFQSIGSKMQMPQIATPDTDKFLVPIPKPEIQEKIVKTLDKFTELEATLEAELALRKKQYQYYRETLLTFPQDLDRGGYNDITKALYHSGNVVFKTLGEVAEYSQTRIKFDCLNEENYVGVDNLLQNRMGKINSNYVPTSGNLTEYKENNILIGNIRPYLKKIWQANNCGGTNGDVLVIRITDSHVNPKYLYQVLADDKFFSYNMQHAKGAKMPRGNKSAILQYQIPIPPIEEQNHIVEILDKFDRLTNFISEGLPKEIELRRKQYEYYREQLLDFPK; encoded by the coding sequence ATGAGTAATCGCATTATTGAGAAATTATTAAATGGCGCTGAGGTGGAATGGAAGCCGTTGGGGGAGGTTTGTGTTCGTACAAAAGGCACAAAAATTACCGCAGGACAAATGAAAGAATTAAATAAAGAAAATGCACCAATTAAAATTTTTGCAGGAGGTAAAACAGTTGCTTTTGTGAATTTTGATGATATTCCTGAAAAAGATATAAATACTGAGCCTTCTATTATTGTTAAATCTCGTGGAATTATTGAATTTGAATACTATGACAAACCATTCTCTCATAAAAATGAGATGTGGTCTTATTATTCAAAAGATACAAATATCAATATAAAATTTTTTTATTATTTTCTTAAACAAAGCGAACCACACTTTCAAAGTATTGGTTCAAAAATGCAAATGCCACAAATTGCAACGCCTGATACTGACAAGTTTTTAGTTCCAATTCCTAAACCAGAAATCCAAGAAAAAATTGTAAAAACACTTGACAAATTCACTGAGCTGGAAGCTACGCTGGAAGCTGAATTAGCTCTGCGTAAAAAACAATATCAGTATTACCGAGAAACTCTATTGACATTCCCTCAAGATTTAGATAGGGGGGGGTATAACGACATCACCAAAGCCTTATACCACAGTGGTAACGTGGTGTTTAAGACTTTGGGGGAGGTTGCAGAGTATTCTCAAACTCGTATTAAATTTGATTGTTTGAATGAAGAAAACTATGTAGGTGTAGATAATTTATTACAAAATAGAATGGGAAAAATCAATTCAAATTATGTACCAACAAGTGGTAATTTAACTGAATATAAAGAAAATAATATTTTAATTGGAAATATTCGCCCTTATTTAAAGAAAATTTGGCAAGCAAATAATTGTGGTGGAACAAATGGTGATGTATTAGTTATTCGTATAACAGATAGCCATGTAAATCCAAAATATTTATATCAAGTTTTAGCTGATGATAAATTCTTTTCTTACAATATGCAGCACGCTAAAGGTGCAAAAATGCCTCGTGGGAATAAGTCAGCAATTCTACAATATCAAATTCCAATTCCACCGATTGAAGAACAAAATCATATTGTAGAAATTTTAGATAAATTTGACCGCTTGACCAATTTCATTAGCGAAGGATTACCGAAGGAAATTGAGTTAAGACGGAAACAATATGAGTATTATCGAGAACAGTTGTTGGATTTTCCGAAATAA
- a CDS encoding anticodon nuclease, giving the protein MSKDLTEIATMLRDKQQNVQLIYAFNGTGKTRLSRAFKELVSPKNNIELARNDILYYNAFTEDLFYWDNDLNEDSQPKLKIQPNTFTNWVLKEQAQDQNIITHFQRYTNDKLTPKFNEDFNEVTFSFTRGNDDIEENIKISKGEESNFVWSVFYSLLKSVIEELKMDESDRSTQDFNKLQYIFIDDPVSSLDENHLIQLAIDLADLTKSIRGLKFVISTHNTLFYNVLYNELGLKNGYFLKKYDDGSFELDGKKGDSNKAFSYHLFLKKTIEEAIKNGEIQKYHFTLLRNLYEKTANFLGYAKWSELLPDEKELYTRQINRFSHSTLTDDEVAEPTEAEKNIVVYLLNHLINNYSYWKDVNNES; this is encoded by the coding sequence ATGAGTAAAGATTTGACTGAAATTGCAACAATGCTAAGGGATAAACAGCAGAATGTTCAACTAATTTATGCATTCAATGGCACAGGTAAAACAAGACTTTCAAGAGCATTCAAAGAGTTAGTTTCACCTAAGAATAATATAGAACTGGCAAGAAATGACATTCTTTACTATAACGCATTTACTGAAGATCTGTTTTATTGGGATAATGATCTAAATGAAGATAGTCAGCCTAAGTTAAAAATTCAGCCAAATACTTTCACCAACTGGGTATTAAAAGAGCAGGCTCAAGATCAAAATATTATTACTCACTTTCAACGCTATACCAATGATAAATTAACACCAAAATTTAACGAAGACTTTAATGAAGTTACCTTTTCTTTTACTCGAGGTAATGATGATATAGAAGAAAATATTAAAATTTCAAAAGGAGAAGAAAGTAATTTTGTATGGAGTGTTTTTTACTCGCTACTTAAATCAGTGATCGAAGAGTTGAAAATGGACGAGAGTGATCGTTCCACTCAAGATTTTAATAAGTTGCAGTATATTTTTATAGATGATCCAGTTAGCTCATTAGATGAAAATCATCTAATACAATTAGCAATTGATTTAGCAGATTTAACTAAGTCTATAAGAGGTTTAAAGTTTGTTATCTCTACACATAACACCTTATTTTATAATGTTTTATATAATGAGCTGGGTTTGAAAAATGGTTATTTTCTTAAAAAATATGATGATGGTAGTTTTGAGCTAGATGGGAAAAAAGGAGATTCCAATAAAGCATTTTCTTATCATTTGTTTTTAAAGAAAACTATTGAAGAAGCCATTAAAAATGGAGAGATTCAAAAGTATCACTTTACTTTGTTACGGAATCTTTATGAAAAAACTGCTAATTTTTTGGGTTATGCAAAATGGTCTGAATTATTGCCCGATGAGAAAGAGTTATATACTAGACAAATTAACCGATTTAGCCATTCAACATTAACCGACGATGAAGTGGCAGAGCCAACAGAAGCCGAAAAGAATATTGTAGTCTATTTATTAAATCATTTAATTAATAATTATAGCTATTGGAAGGATGTAAATAATGAATCTTGA